The following coding sequences are from one Streptomyces sp. NBC_01294 window:
- a CDS encoding DUF1801 domain-containing protein — protein sequence MDVVTYLAGVPEARRPALVRLRELCLAELTGFEETIAYGMPVYVRPGETEGEIAWANQKQYISFYLMRTDVRDAFTDRLAAHDMGKACLRFRRPDTMDFTLVRDLLRATAQAGPGQVC from the coding sequence ATGGACGTCGTCACCTACCTGGCCGGGGTCCCCGAGGCCCGCCGCCCGGCCCTCGTCCGACTGCGGGAGCTGTGCCTCGCGGAACTGACGGGCTTCGAGGAGACCATCGCGTACGGGATGCCCGTGTACGTGCGGCCGGGGGAGACCGAGGGGGAGATCGCCTGGGCGAACCAGAAGCAGTACATCTCCTTCTACCTGATGCGCACGGACGTACGGGACGCCTTCACGGACCGCCTGGCCGCCCACGACATGGGCAAGGCCTGCCTGCGCTTCCGCCGCCCGGACACCATGGACTTCACCCTGGTCCGCGACCTCCTGCGCGCGACGGCCCAGGCGGGCCCGGGCCAGGTCTGCTGA
- a CDS encoding TIGR03084 family metal-binding protein, whose translation MPDPSAVDDAVAVFADLREEGRELEALVGELTASDWAGPTPAPGWTVAHQIAHLHWTDRASLLSLTDATGFAGMVEQALKAPDSFVDEGAEEGAALPPAELLARWRATRGALDEALAAASPDTRFPWYGPPMKAASMASARLMETWAHGQDVADALGVRRTPTARLRHVARIGVRARDYAYAVRGLPAPAEEFRVELTAPDGSQVWTYGPPDAPQRITGPALDFCLLVTQRAHRADLALTAAGPDADRWLDIAQAFAGPAGPGRAPGASR comes from the coding sequence GTGCCCGATCCGTCCGCCGTCGACGACGCCGTCGCAGTCTTTGCCGATCTGCGCGAGGAGGGCCGCGAACTCGAAGCCCTGGTAGGTGAGTTGACGGCCTCCGACTGGGCCGGACCCACCCCCGCGCCCGGCTGGACCGTCGCCCACCAGATCGCCCACCTGCACTGGACCGACCGGGCCTCGCTGCTCTCCCTCACCGACGCCACCGGCTTCGCCGGCATGGTCGAGCAGGCCCTGAAAGCTCCCGACTCCTTCGTCGACGAGGGCGCGGAGGAAGGCGCGGCGCTGCCGCCCGCCGAGCTGCTCGCCCGCTGGCGGGCCACGCGCGGCGCCCTCGACGAGGCACTCGCCGCGGCCTCGCCCGACACCCGCTTCCCCTGGTACGGGCCGCCGATGAAGGCCGCCTCGATGGCCAGTGCCCGGCTGATGGAGACCTGGGCGCACGGCCAGGACGTCGCCGACGCACTCGGCGTGCGCCGCACCCCGACCGCGCGGCTGCGGCACGTGGCACGGATCGGCGTACGGGCCCGCGACTACGCCTACGCCGTACGCGGACTGCCCGCGCCCGCCGAGGAGTTCCGGGTGGAACTGACCGCCCCCGACGGCTCGCAGGTGTGGACCTACGGCCCGCCCGACGCCCCGCAAAGGATCACCGGCCCGGCGCTCGACTTCTGCCTCCTGGTCACTCAGCGGGCCCACCGCGCCGACCTGGCCCTGACCGCCGCCGGCCCCGACGCGGACCGCTGGCTCGACATCGCCCAGGCCTTCGCGGGCCCGGCGGGACCCGGCCGCGCCCCGGGGGCCTCGCGGTGA
- a CDS encoding CocE/NonD family hydrolase translates to MTPAARTPFSLYPELDATALGAFVTALESGDVTGLAPARAAEVAEARSLAVFTRGKVTGADGDLLDAALWRHTGAQPRPVVVMPSPWTSLGWLTYAVQATRFAARGYNVLAYSARGFAGSEGQVDVAGPLDVADGSRALDHIIERSTGPVTRIGFLGDSYGSGISQLVAAHDTRVDAVVALSTWGDLGEAFHENSTRHVAAVRALLAAAAKARLSPQTQSVFDNVLAGRDIQGTLRWAETRSPFSHIKELNRRHVPVFFAHAWHETLFPANQTLKMFNELTGPKRLAVSIGDHSGPEMTGMLGLPNRIWSDAHRWFDHHLKGTDNGIGDEGQVLGEVMWSRTLEPRPTWPSLTEQVHRLHLADDGELGEEPQAGWTATVLCGMDTPATVADKIVESGYAEIAGRPKVYPTQDIDRTVAAVWTADPAAETVRLRGIPRLRVTYRAANPGSTFVAYLFDVGPDDAAHLVTHAPYSDLDSPPDSLISADIELQATAYDVPRGHRLMLVIDARDPFYGDANLPRATLAFTSPEATPSYLDLPLG, encoded by the coding sequence GTGACTCCAGCCGCCCGAACCCCCTTCTCCCTCTATCCCGAACTCGACGCGACCGCCCTCGGCGCCTTCGTCACCGCCCTGGAGAGCGGCGACGTCACCGGCCTCGCCCCCGCCCGCGCCGCCGAGGTCGCCGAAGCCCGCTCCCTCGCCGTCTTCACCCGCGGCAAGGTGACCGGCGCCGACGGGGACCTGCTCGACGCCGCGCTCTGGCGGCACACCGGCGCCCAGCCGCGCCCGGTGGTGGTCATGCCCTCGCCCTGGACCAGCCTGGGCTGGCTCACGTACGCCGTCCAGGCCACCCGCTTCGCGGCCCGCGGCTACAACGTCCTGGCCTACTCCGCCCGCGGCTTCGCCGGCTCCGAGGGCCAGGTCGACGTGGCCGGGCCGCTCGACGTCGCCGACGGCAGCCGGGCCCTGGACCACATCATCGAGCGCAGCACCGGCCCCGTGACGAGGATCGGCTTCCTCGGGGACTCGTACGGCTCGGGCATCAGCCAGCTGGTCGCCGCGCACGACACCCGTGTCGACGCCGTGGTCGCGCTCAGCACCTGGGGCGACCTCGGGGAGGCCTTCCACGAGAACTCCACCCGCCACGTCGCGGCCGTACGGGCCCTGCTCGCGGCGGCCGCGAAGGCGCGGCTGAGCCCGCAGACCCAGAGCGTCTTCGACAACGTCCTCGCCGGCCGCGACATCCAGGGCACCTTGCGCTGGGCGGAGACCCGTTCGCCCTTCAGCCACATCAAGGAACTCAACCGCCGCCATGTGCCGGTGTTCTTCGCGCACGCCTGGCACGAGACGCTCTTCCCGGCCAACCAGACCCTGAAGATGTTCAACGAGCTGACCGGACCCAAGCGCCTCGCCGTCTCCATCGGCGACCACTCCGGCCCGGAGATGACCGGCATGCTCGGCCTGCCCAACCGGATCTGGAGCGACGCCCACCGCTGGTTCGACCACCACCTCAAGGGGACCGACAACGGCATCGGCGACGAGGGGCAGGTGCTCGGCGAGGTCATGTGGAGCAGGACCCTCGAACCCCGCCCCACCTGGCCCTCCCTCACCGAGCAGGTGCACCGGCTGCACCTGGCGGACGACGGGGAGCTCGGCGAGGAACCGCAGGCCGGCTGGACGGCGACCGTGCTGTGCGGGATGGACACCCCCGCGACCGTCGCCGACAAGATCGTCGAGTCGGGGTACGCGGAGATCGCCGGCCGCCCGAAGGTCTACCCGACCCAGGACATCGACCGCACCGTCGCCGCGGTGTGGACCGCGGACCCGGCCGCGGAGACCGTCCGGCTGCGCGGCATACCGCGGCTGCGCGTGACGTACCGGGCGGCGAACCCCGGGTCCACCTTCGTCGCGTACCTCTTCGACGTGGGGCCCGACGACGCGGCGCACCTCGTCACGCACGCCCCGTACAGCGATCTCGACTCACCGCCCGACAGCCTGATCAGCGCGGACATCGAGCTCCAGGCGACGGCGTACGACGTGCCGCGCGGCCACCGGCTGATGCTGGTGATCGACGCCCGCGACCCGTTCTACGGCGACGCCAACCTGCCGCGCGCGACGCTGGCGTTCACCTCGCCGGAGGCGACGCCGTCCTATCTGGACCTGCCGCTCGGATAG
- a CDS encoding RNA polymerase sigma-70 factor, whose product MTRTEEFEELRPLLFSIAYRILGSVSEAEDAVQEAWLRFAGTPTQPASTKAFLSAVVTRISIDVLRSARVRREEYVGPWFPEPLLTDPYEDPARSAELADSVSMAALLLLERLSPLERAVFVLREVFGYGFPEVASAVGRTEAACRQLAVRARRHMEAGRPRFDADRREREELAGRFFDAFSEGDVDGLRELLAADVAMVGDSGGKAPQWGTGVFGAEKVARLLAAIVTPFVRIGGAVEPHEVNGQPGAVFRDRDGKVINTLALDILDGRIQAIRSVANPDKLGHVGPVADGWAVSREAQRARRADRPAD is encoded by the coding sequence ATGACCCGGACCGAGGAGTTCGAGGAGCTGCGGCCGCTGCTGTTCTCGATCGCGTACCGGATCCTGGGCAGCGTGAGCGAGGCCGAGGACGCGGTCCAGGAGGCCTGGCTGCGCTTCGCGGGCACCCCGACGCAGCCGGCGTCGACCAAGGCGTTCCTCTCGGCCGTCGTGACCCGGATATCGATCGACGTGCTGCGCTCGGCCCGCGTCCGGCGGGAGGAGTACGTCGGGCCGTGGTTCCCCGAGCCGCTGCTGACCGACCCCTACGAGGACCCGGCGCGGTCGGCGGAGCTGGCCGACTCGGTGTCGATGGCGGCCCTGTTGCTGCTGGAGCGGCTCAGCCCGCTCGAACGGGCGGTCTTCGTGCTGCGCGAGGTGTTCGGGTACGGATTCCCCGAGGTCGCGTCGGCCGTGGGCCGCACGGAGGCGGCGTGCCGCCAGCTCGCGGTGCGGGCGCGGCGCCACATGGAGGCGGGCCGGCCCCGGTTCGACGCGGACCGCAGGGAGCGCGAGGAACTCGCCGGACGGTTCTTCGACGCCTTCAGCGAGGGGGACGTCGACGGGCTGCGGGAGCTGCTCGCCGCGGATGTGGCGATGGTCGGGGACAGCGGCGGCAAGGCCCCGCAGTGGGGGACGGGCGTCTTCGGCGCCGAGAAGGTGGCCCGGCTGCTGGCCGCGATCGTCACGCCGTTCGTCCGGATCGGCGGCGCGGTGGAACCGCACGAGGTCAACGGGCAGCCGGGTGCGGTCTTCCGCGACCGGGACGGCAAGGTCATCAACACCCTGGCGCTCGACATCCTCGACGGACGGATCCAGGCGATCCGCTCGGTGGCCAACCCCGACAAGCTCGGGCACGTGGGCCCGGTCGCGGACGGCTGGGCGGTCAGCCGCGAGGCGCAGCGCGCCCGCCGGGCGGACCGGCCCGCGGACTGA
- a CDS encoding helix-turn-helix transcriptional regulator, translating to MTLEDLVRLRRARDVMDRDYAQPLNVPALASVALMSPGHFSRSFRAAYGETPYSYLMTRRVERAKALLRRGDMSVTDVCFAVGCTSLGSFSTRFTELVGESPSVYRARRHDAGAAIPACVAKIFTRPVRNGGAETGVAS from the coding sequence ATGACCTTGGAGGACCTGGTACGGCTGCGCCGTGCCCGGGACGTGATGGACCGCGACTACGCACAGCCCCTGAACGTTCCCGCGCTGGCGAGCGTCGCCCTCATGTCGCCCGGGCACTTCTCCCGCAGTTTCCGGGCCGCCTACGGGGAGACGCCGTACAGCTACCTGATGACCCGCCGCGTCGAGCGGGCGAAGGCGCTGCTGCGCCGGGGCGACATGAGCGTGACCGACGTCTGCTTCGCGGTCGGCTGCACCTCGCTGGGGTCGTTCAGCACCCGCTTCACCGAGCTCGTCGGCGAGAGCCCCAGCGTCTACCGGGCCCGCCGCCACGACGCCGGCGCCGCGATACCGGCGTGCGTCGCCAAGATCTTCACCAGACCGGTCAGGAACGGAGGAGCGGAAACCGGCGTCGCCTCGTAG
- a CDS encoding EamA family transporter — protein sequence MPAPSSSPAPAAATGGRDATSGAAPASAPASAPASAPASASASASAPPPAQDRGRGLGPVALVISAGISVQFGAALAVMIMPRAGAAGVVTLRLAAAALVLLLLCRPTVRGYSRSDWGTVLAFGVALAGMNGLFYQAIDRIPLGPAVTLEVLGPLALSVIVSRRLVNVLWAGLALGGVVLLSGHGGGGLGFGSLDPLGAAFALGAGAMWAAYIVFSARTGRRFPQADGLALAMAVAAVLSLPLGVIEAGSDLLVPSTLALGLGVAVLSSVLPYTLEMLALRRMPAPTFAILMSLEPAIAATAGFLVLNQAMSALDALAIALVIAASMGAVRSQIRKQAP from the coding sequence ATGCCCGCCCCCTCCTCGTCCCCCGCTCCGGCCGCCGCCACCGGCGGCCGCGACGCCACATCCGGCGCTGCCCCGGCCTCCGCCCCGGCTTCCGCCCCGGCTTCCGCCCCGGCTTCCGCGTCGGCTTCCGCGTCGGCCCCGCCGCCCGCCCAGGACCGCGGCCGCGGCCTCGGTCCGGTCGCGCTGGTGATCTCGGCGGGGATCTCGGTGCAGTTCGGCGCCGCCCTCGCGGTCATGATCATGCCGAGGGCCGGCGCGGCGGGCGTCGTCACGCTGCGCCTCGCGGCCGCCGCGCTCGTGCTGCTGCTCCTGTGCCGCCCCACGGTCCGCGGCTACTCCCGCTCCGACTGGGGCACGGTGCTCGCCTTCGGCGTCGCCCTCGCCGGGATGAACGGGCTCTTCTACCAGGCCATCGACCGGATCCCGCTCGGTCCGGCCGTCACCCTGGAGGTCCTCGGGCCGCTCGCCCTGTCCGTCATCGTCTCCCGGCGCCTGGTGAACGTGCTCTGGGCCGGCCTCGCCCTCGGCGGCGTGGTCCTGCTCTCCGGGCACGGCGGGGGCGGCCTCGGTTTCGGCTCCCTCGACCCGCTGGGCGCGGCCTTCGCACTCGGGGCGGGCGCGATGTGGGCGGCGTACATCGTCTTCAGCGCGCGCACCGGCCGCCGCTTCCCGCAGGCCGACGGCCTGGCCCTGGCGATGGCGGTGGCCGCGGTCCTCTCGCTGCCGCTCGGCGTCATCGAGGCCGGCTCGGACCTGCTGGTGCCGAGCACCCTCGCGCTGGGCCTCGGGGTCGCCGTACTGTCCTCCGTGCTGCCCTACACGCTGGAAATGCTCGCCCTGCGGCGGATGCCGGCCCCGACCTTCGCGATCCTGATGAGCCTGGAGCCGGCCATCGCCGCCACCGCGGGCTTCCTCGTCCTGAACCAGGCCATGTCCGCACTGGACGCCCTGGCCATCGCCCTCGTGATCGCGGCCAGCATGGGCGCGGTCCGTTCCCAGATCCGGAAGCAGGCCCCCTGA
- a CDS encoding excinuclease ABC subunit UvrA, with the protein MSKAKRTGTQAPEPHAADTHDLIRVHGARVNNLKDVSIEIPKRRLTVFTGVSGSGKSSLVFDTIAAESQRLINETYSAFVQGFMPTLGRPEVDVMEGLTTAIIVDQQRMGADPRSTVGTATDANAMLRILFSRLGKPHIGPPSAYAFNVPSVRASGAITVERGASQKAVKATFNRTGGMCVRCEGRGSVSDIDLTQLYDDSKSLAEGAFTIPGWKSDSQWTVQVYAQSGFVDPDKPIRKYTKKELQAFLYGEPVKVKVNGVNLTYEGLIPKIQKSFLSKDKEAMQPHIRAFVERAVTFTTCPECEGTRLSEGARSSKIKRISIADACAMQISDLATWVRGLDEPSVAPLLTALQQTLDSFVEIGLGYLALDRPSGTLSGGEAQRVKMIRHLGSSLTDTTYVFDEPTAGLHPHDIQRMNGLLRRLRDKGNTVLVVEHKPETIAIADHIVDLGPGAGSAGGTVCFEGTVEELRAGGTVTGRHFDDRASVKETVRDATGTLEIRGATTNNLRGVDVDIPLGVLCVVTGVAGSGKSSLVHGSIPSGEGVVSVDQTPIKGSRRSNPATYTGLLDPIRKAFAKVNGVKPALFSANSEGACPTCNGAGVIYTDLGMMAGVSTTCEDCGGKRFDASVLEYRLGGRDISEVLAMPVAEAEEFFSAGEAQTPAAQRILRRLADVGLGYLTLGQPLTTLSGGERQRLKLATHMADKGGVYVLDEPTNGLHLADVEQLLGLLDQLVESGKSVIVVEHHQAVMAHADWIIDLGPGAGHDGGKIVFEGTPADLVATRSTLTGEHLAAYVTT; encoded by the coding sequence ATGAGCAAGGCCAAGAGGACGGGCACGCAGGCGCCCGAGCCGCACGCTGCCGACACCCACGACCTGATCCGCGTGCACGGCGCGCGCGTCAACAACCTCAAGGACGTCAGCATCGAGATCCCGAAGCGCCGGCTGACGGTGTTCACCGGGGTCTCCGGTTCGGGCAAGAGCTCGCTGGTGTTCGACACCATCGCCGCCGAGTCGCAGCGGCTGATCAACGAGACCTACAGCGCGTTCGTCCAGGGCTTCATGCCGACGCTGGGCCGGCCCGAGGTCGACGTCATGGAGGGGCTGACGACGGCGATCATCGTCGACCAGCAGCGGATGGGAGCCGACCCCCGCTCCACGGTCGGCACCGCCACCGACGCCAACGCGATGCTGCGCATCCTCTTCAGCCGGCTCGGCAAGCCGCACATCGGCCCGCCCAGCGCGTACGCCTTCAACGTCCCTTCGGTCCGGGCGAGCGGCGCGATCACCGTCGAGCGCGGGGCGTCGCAGAAGGCGGTGAAGGCGACCTTCAACCGCACCGGCGGCATGTGCGTGCGCTGCGAGGGCCGCGGCTCGGTCTCCGACATCGACCTCACCCAGCTCTACGACGACTCCAAGTCGCTCGCCGAGGGCGCGTTCACCATCCCCGGCTGGAAGTCCGACAGCCAGTGGACCGTGCAGGTCTACGCCCAGTCGGGCTTCGTCGACCCGGACAAGCCGATCCGCAAGTACACGAAGAAGGAGCTGCAGGCCTTCCTCTACGGCGAGCCGGTCAAGGTGAAGGTCAACGGCGTCAACCTCACCTACGAAGGACTGATCCCCAAGATCCAGAAGTCGTTCCTGTCCAAGGACAAGGAGGCGATGCAGCCGCACATCCGGGCGTTCGTGGAGCGGGCGGTCACCTTCACCACCTGCCCCGAGTGCGAGGGCACCCGGCTCAGCGAGGGGGCCCGCTCCTCGAAGATCAAGCGGATCAGCATCGCCGACGCCTGCGCGATGCAGATCAGCGATCTGGCGACCTGGGTCCGCGGTCTCGACGAGCCTTCGGTGGCGCCGCTGCTCACCGCGCTGCAGCAGACCCTCGACTCGTTCGTGGAGATCGGCCTCGGCTACCTCGCGCTCGACCGGCCGTCGGGCACGCTGTCGGGCGGCGAGGCCCAGCGCGTCAAGATGATCCGCCACCTCGGCTCCTCGCTCACCGACACCACCTACGTCTTCGACGAGCCCACCGCGGGTCTGCACCCCCACGACATCCAGCGGATGAACGGCCTGCTGCGGCGCCTGCGTGACAAGGGCAACACGGTGCTCGTCGTGGAGCACAAGCCGGAGACGATCGCGATCGCCGACCACATCGTCGACCTCGGCCCCGGCGCCGGCAGCGCGGGCGGCACCGTCTGCTTCGAGGGGACCGTCGAGGAGCTGCGGGCCGGCGGCACCGTCACCGGCCGCCACTTCGACGACCGGGCCTCCGTCAAGGAGACGGTGCGCGACGCCACCGGCACGCTGGAGATCCGCGGCGCGACGACGAACAACCTGCGGGGCGTCGACGTCGACATCCCGCTCGGGGTGCTGTGCGTCGTCACCGGCGTGGCCGGCTCCGGCAAGAGCTCGCTCGTCCACGGGTCGATCCCCTCCGGCGAGGGCGTGGTGTCGGTCGACCAGACCCCGATCAAGGGTTCGCGCCGCAGCAACCCGGCGACGTACACCGGTCTGCTCGACCCGATCCGCAAGGCCTTCGCGAAGGTCAACGGGGTGAAGCCGGCGCTGTTCAGCGCCAATTCCGAGGGCGCCTGCCCCACCTGCAACGGCGCGGGCGTCATCTACACCGACCTCGGGATGATGGCGGGCGTCTCCACGACCTGCGAGGACTGCGGGGGCAAGCGGTTCGACGCGTCGGTCCTGGAGTACCGCCTGGGCGGGCGCGACATCAGCGAGGTCCTCGCGATGCCGGTGGCCGAGGCCGAGGAGTTCTTCTCCGCGGGCGAGGCGCAGACTCCGGCCGCGCAGCGCATCCTGCGCCGGCTCGCCGACGTGGGGCTCGGCTACCTCACCCTCGGCCAGCCGCTCACCACCCTGTCCGGCGGCGAGCGCCAGCGCCTCAAGCTGGCCACGCACATGGCGGACAAGGGCGGCGTGTACGTCCTCGACGAGCCGACCAACGGCCTGCACCTCGCCGACGTCGAGCAGCTGCTCGGCCTGCTGGACCAGCTCGTCGAATCCGGCAAGTCGGTCATCGTCGTCGAGCACCACCAGGCGGTCATGGCGCACGCGGACTGGATCATCGACCTCGGCCCCGGCGCCGGACACGACGGCGGAAAGATCGTCTTCGAGGGCACCCCCGCCGACCTCGTCGCCACCCGCTCCACCCTCACGGGCGAACACCTCGCGGCCTACGTCACGACCTGA
- a CDS encoding VOC family protein, giving the protein MNIKLAQCFIAVDDHDKALAFYRDVLGLEVRNDVGFEGMRWVTVGSPGQPDVEIVLEPPLADPNASPSDRQAMAELLAKGLLRGVIFSTDDVDATFERIRAAGGEVLQEPIDQPYGVRDCAFRDPAGNMLRFNQPRKR; this is encoded by the coding sequence ATGAACATCAAGCTCGCACAGTGCTTCATCGCAGTCGACGACCATGACAAGGCGCTCGCCTTCTACCGCGACGTCCTCGGCCTGGAGGTGCGCAACGACGTCGGGTTCGAGGGGATGCGCTGGGTGACCGTGGGGTCGCCGGGGCAGCCGGACGTCGAGATCGTCCTCGAACCGCCGCTCGCCGACCCCAACGCCTCGCCGTCCGACCGTCAGGCGATGGCGGAACTGCTGGCCAAGGGCCTGCTGCGCGGGGTGATCTTCTCCACCGACGACGTCGACGCCACCTTCGAACGCATCCGCGCCGCCGGCGGCGAGGTGCTGCAGGAGCCGATCGACCAGCCCTACGGCGTCCGCGACTGCGCCTTCCGCGACCCCGCGGGCAACATGCTGCGTTTCAACCAGCCGCGCAAGCGGTAG
- a CDS encoding NAD-dependent epimerase/dehydratase family protein, with protein MRVFVAGGTGVLGRRLVPQLVARGHQVTATTTSAAKLGLLAELGADGVVMDGLDAMAVGEAVAAARPDAIVHQMTAISPAHAGKPDMKHPDRWFATTIRLRREGTDHLLAAAGATGVSHVVAQGYASWNGIREGGWVKTEEDPLDPGPAGARQGAEAVRYVEDVVVKAGGAVLRYGGLYGPGATDDQVELVRKRQFPLVGGGAGHFSWVHLDDAASATVLAVEQRVQGVFNIVDDEPAPAGAWLPYLAECAGAKRPMRVPAWLARLLAREAAVTMMTEGRGFSNAKAKRELGWELRHPSWRQGFKEELA; from the coding sequence ATGCGGGTATTCGTGGCGGGTGGGACCGGGGTCCTGGGACGGCGGCTGGTGCCGCAGCTCGTGGCACGGGGGCACCAGGTGACGGCCACGACGACGAGCGCGGCCAAGCTGGGCCTGCTGGCCGAGCTGGGCGCGGACGGCGTCGTGATGGACGGGCTGGACGCGATGGCGGTCGGTGAGGCGGTGGCCGCGGCGCGGCCGGACGCGATCGTGCACCAGATGACCGCGATCTCCCCGGCGCACGCGGGCAAGCCCGACATGAAGCACCCCGACCGGTGGTTCGCCACCACGATCCGGCTGCGCCGCGAGGGCACCGACCACCTGCTGGCCGCGGCCGGGGCGACCGGCGTGTCCCACGTCGTCGCGCAGGGCTACGCCTCGTGGAACGGCATCCGCGAGGGCGGTTGGGTCAAGACCGAGGAGGACCCGCTGGACCCGGGCCCGGCGGGCGCCCGGCAGGGGGCGGAGGCGGTCCGGTACGTGGAGGACGTCGTCGTCAAGGCCGGTGGGGCGGTCCTGCGCTACGGCGGGCTCTACGGGCCGGGTGCCACCGACGACCAGGTCGAGCTCGTGCGCAAGCGGCAGTTCCCGCTGGTCGGGGGCGGCGCCGGCCACTTCTCGTGGGTGCACCTCGACGACGCGGCGAGCGCCACGGTCCTGGCCGTGGAGCAGCGGGTCCAGGGCGTGTTCAACATCGTCGACGACGAACCGGCGCCGGCCGGCGCGTGGTTGCCGTACCTCGCGGAGTGCGCGGGGGCGAAGCGGCCGATGCGGGTCCCGGCGTGGCTGGCCCGGCTGCTGGCCCGGGAGGCGGCGGTGACGATGATGACCGAGGGCCGCGGCTTCTCCAACGCCAAGGCCAAGCGGGAACTCGGCTGGGAGCTGCGCCACCCGTCCTGGCGCCAGGGATTCAAGGAGGAGCTGGCATGA
- a CDS encoding acyclic terpene utilization AtuA family protein — MLTGGPLDVVTGDYLAELTMLILGRDRLKNPDLGYAKTFLRQLEEGLGLAHDRGVRIVANAGGLNPAGLADAVRALAAKAGVPVSVAHVEGDDLAPGEDGALTANAYLGGAGITACLRAGADVVVTGRVTDAALVSGPAAWWFDWAPDDHDRLAGAVVAGHVLECGTQATGGNYAFFTAHDVRRPGFPLAEISADGSSVITKHPGTGGAVTAGTVTAQLLYETQGVRYLGPDVTARLDTVRLTDEGADRVRITGVQGEPPPPTLKVGVTRIGGWRNEVVFVLTGLDIEAKAALVRAQLAEALEGVATADWTLSRTDHEDAATEETASALLRLVVRDPSPDRVGRALTSTAIELALGSYPGFHVTAPPGPAQPYGVFTSTLTPAESVPHTAVLPDGTRLPLPAARSLSPTPPLPETVGSAPSPPPRGSAPDPAGAVFSAPPAFEERGPGRSPDLSASPAFEARGLGRSPGSGDEPPAGPTTRAPLGTLAGARSGDKGGDANVGVWVESDEAWEWLHATLTTELFRHLLPETRPHAVHRHPLPNLRALNFTITGILGDGVASGHRFDPQAKALGEWLRARHLDIPTRLLRPAQGPVPAPEGTGP; from the coding sequence ATGCTCACCGGCGGCCCGCTGGACGTGGTGACCGGGGACTACCTGGCCGAGCTGACCATGTTGATCCTGGGCCGCGACCGCCTGAAGAACCCCGACCTCGGCTACGCCAAGACCTTCCTGCGCCAGCTGGAGGAAGGGCTCGGGCTCGCGCACGATCGGGGCGTACGGATCGTCGCGAACGCCGGCGGCCTCAACCCGGCCGGACTCGCCGACGCGGTACGGGCCCTGGCCGCCAAGGCAGGCGTCCCCGTCTCCGTGGCCCACGTCGAGGGCGACGACCTCGCACCGGGCGAGGACGGGGCGCTGACCGCCAACGCCTACCTCGGGGGCGCCGGGATCACGGCCTGCCTGCGAGCCGGCGCGGACGTGGTCGTGACCGGCCGGGTCACGGACGCGGCGCTGGTCAGCGGCCCCGCGGCCTGGTGGTTCGACTGGGCCCCGGACGACCACGACCGGCTGGCGGGGGCGGTGGTCGCGGGCCACGTCCTGGAGTGCGGCACCCAGGCCACCGGCGGCAACTACGCCTTCTTCACCGCGCACGACGTCCGCCGTCCGGGCTTCCCCCTCGCGGAGATCTCCGCGGACGGCTCGTCGGTGATCACCAAGCACCCGGGCACGGGCGGAGCCGTCACCGCCGGCACCGTCACGGCCCAACTCCTCTACGAGACCCAGGGCGTGCGCTACCTCGGCCCGGACGTCACGGCCCGCCTGGACACGGTCAGGCTGACGGACGAGGGCGCGGACCGCGTGCGCATCACCGGAGTGCAGGGCGAACCCCCGCCGCCCACCCTCAAGGTGGGCGTCACCCGCATCGGCGGCTGGCGCAACGAGGTCGTCTTCGTCCTGACCGGCCTGGACATCGAGGCCAAGGCGGCCCTGGTCCGCGCGCAGCTGGCCGAGGCCCTGGAGGGCGTGGCCACCGCCGACTGGACCCTGTCCCGCACGGACCACGAGGACGCCGCGACGGAGGAAACGGCGAGCGCGCTGCTGCGGCTGGTGGTGCGCGACCCGTCCCCGGACCGCGTCGGCCGCGCCCTGACGTCCACGGCGATCGAACTGGCGCTCGGCAGCTACCCGGGCTTCCACGTCACCGCCCCACCCGGCCCGGCCCAGCCGTACGGCGTCTTCACGTCGACCCTGACCCCGGCGGAGTCCGTCCCCCACACGGCAGTCCTGCCGGACGGCACCCGCCTCCCGCTGCCCGCTGCGCGGAGCCTTTCCCCCACCCCGCCCCTTCCCGAAACTGTGGGCTCCGCCCCCAGCCCCCCGCCCCGGGGCTCCGCCCCGGACCCGGCGGGGGCTGTCTTTTCAGCCCCTCCGGCGTTTGAGGAGCGGGGTCCGGGGCGGAGCCCCGATCTTTCAGCCTCGCCGGCGTTTGAGGCGCGGGGTCTGGGGCGGAGCCCCGGTTCGGGGGACGAGCCGCCCGCAGGGCCCACCACCCGCGCCCCCCTCGGGACACTGGCCGGGGCCCGCAGCGGCGACAAGGGCGGCGACGCCAACGTCGGCGTATGGGTCGAGTCCGACGAAGCCTGGGAATGGCTGCACGCCACCCTCACCACGGAGCTGTTCCGGCACCTGCTCCCCGAGACCCGCCCGCACGCAGTGCACCGCCACCCGCTCCCCAACCTCCGCGCCCTGAACTTCACCATCACCGGCATCCTCGGCGACGGCGTCGCCTCCGGCCACCGGTTCGACCCCCAGGCCAAGGCCCTCGGCGAATGGCTCCGCGCCCGCCACCTCGACATCCCCACCCGCCTGCTGCGGCCCGCCCAGGGCCCCGTACCCGCCCCGGAGGGGACCGGCCCATGA